The Henckelia pumila isolate YLH828 chromosome 2, ASM3356847v2, whole genome shotgun sequence genome includes a window with the following:
- the LOC140879253 gene encoding ruBisCO large subunit-binding protein subunit beta, chloroplastic-like, with protein sequence MASSFVGMSSVGSLAAPGGRMMDEKLAVSSNKLSSLASFSASSLGRGKSAVLFRKARSPQITAAAKDLYFNKDGSAIKKLQNGVNKLADLVGVTLGPKGRNVVLESKYGAPKIVNDGVTVAKEVELEDPVENIGAKLVRQAAAKTNDLAGDGTTTSVVLAQGLIAEGVKVVAAGANPVLITRGIEKTSKALVSELKLMSKEVEDSELADVAAVSAGNNPEVGNMIAEALSKVGRKGVVTLEEGKSAENSLYVVEGMQFDRGYISPYFVTDTEKMSVEYENCKLLLVDKKITNARDLISVLEDAIRGGYPVLIIAEDIEQEALGTLVVNKLRGALKVAALKAPGFGERKSQYLDDIAILTGATVVRDEVGLTLDKADKEVLGHAAKVVLTKDATTIVGDGSTQEAVNKRVAQIKNLIEAADQDYEKEKLNERIAKLSGGVAVIQVGAQTETELKEKKLRVEDALNATKAAVEEGIVVGGGCTLLRLASKVDGIKETFENDEEKVGADIVKRALSYPLKLIAKNAGVNGSVVSEKVLSSDNPKYGYNAATGQYEDLMAAGIIDPTKVVRCCLEHASSVAKTFLMSDCVVVEIKEPEPAVAGTPMDNSGYGY encoded by the exons ATGGCATCTTCTTTCGTTGGCATGTCTTCAGTTGGTTCCTTAGCTGCTCCTGGTGGCCGGATGATGGATGAAAAACTTGCGGTTTCATCAAATAAGCTGTCATCTCTTGCTTCTTTTTCTGCCAGTTCACTTGGGAGGGGAAAGAGTGCCGTTCTGTTTCGGAAAGCACGCTCCCCTCAAATAACAGCAGCTGCAAAAGATTTGTATTTCAACAAGGATGGTTCAGCTATTAAGAAACTGCAG AATGGTGTGAATAAACTTGCAGATCTAGTTGGTGTGACACTTGGCCCTAAAGGCAGAAATGTGGTTCTAGAGAGCAAGTATGGTGCTCCGAAAATTGTCAATGATGGCGTAACTGTAGCCAAAGAG GTTGAGTTGGAGGATCCCGTGGAAAACATTGGTGCGAAATTGGTGAGGCAAGCAGCTGCGAAGACTAATGACTTGGCTGGAGATGGGACAACTACATCTGTTGTTCTTGCACAAGGTCTTATCGCTGAAGGTGTTAAG GTGGTAGCAGCTGGTGCAAACCCAGTCCTTATTACTAGGGGAATTGAAAAGACAAGCAAGGCTTTGGTGTCTGAGCTGAAATTAATGTCAAAGGAG GTGGAAGACAGCGAACTGGCAGATGTAGCTGCAGTTAGTGCAGGGAACAACCCTGAAGTAGGGAATATGATAGCCGAGGCATTAAGCAAAGTTGGCAGGAAGGGGGTCGTGACCCTTGAAGAGGGGAAAAGTGCGGAAAACAGTCTTTATGTTGTTGAAGGAATGCAGTTTGATCGTGGATATATCTCCCCTTATTTTGTTACTGACACTGAGAAAATGTCTGTTGAATATGAGAACTGCAAG TTATTGCTGGTTGATAAAAAAATAACCAACGCAAGGGATCTAATTAGTGTCTTGGAAGATGCCATTAGAGGTGGGTATCCTGTTCTGATTATTGCTGAAGATATTGAACAAGAGGCACTTGGAACTCTTGTTGTAAATAAGTTGAGGGGAGCACTGAAGGTTGCTGCTCTCAAAGCTCCTGGGTTTGGTGAACGGAAAAGTCAGTATCTTGATGATATTGCAATTTTGACCGGAG CAACGGTAGTTAGGGATGAGGTTGGGTTAACCTTAGACAAGGCTGACAAGGAGGTGTTGGGCCACGCTGCCAAGGTGGTGTTGACCAAGGACGCCACCACAATAGTTGGTGATGGGAGCACTCAAGAAGCTGTAAATAAGCGTGTTGCTCAGATAAAAAACCTTATTGAG GCAGCTGATCAAGACTATGAGAAAGAGAAACTCAATGAAAGAATTGCAAAGTTATCAGGAGGTGTTGCTGTAATTCAG GTCGGAGCACAAACTGAAACTGAACTAAAAGAGAAGAAACTTAGAGTCGAAGATGCTCTCAATGCCACTAAG GCAGCTGTTGAGGAAGGAATTGTTGTTGGAGGTGGATGTACTTTGTTGAGGCTGGCATCCAAGGTTGACGGTATCAAGGAAACTTTTGAAAATGATGAGGAGAAG GTTGGAGCAGATATTGTCAAAAGAGCTTTAAGTTACCCTTTGAAGTTGATAGCCAAGAATGCTGGTGTCAACGGAAGCGTTGTTAGTGAGAAG GTGCTCTCAAGTGATAATCCGAAGTATGGGTACAATGCTGCTACCGGACAATATGAAGATTTAATGGCTGCTGGGATAATTGATCCAACTAAG GTTGTTAGATGTTGCCTGGAACACGCATCATCCGTGGCGAAGACATTTTTGATGTCGGATTGTGTAGTTGTCGAGATCAAGGAGCCTGAACCAGCTGTTGCTGGAACCCCAATGGACAATTCAG GATATGGTTACTGA